A single region of the Prosthecobacter debontii genome encodes:
- a CDS encoding alpha/beta hydrolase: MKWSLALAFTLSLSAAEPLTLTLWPDGPPGQAAPISKTTEEFIQKKAGKSTVTNITSPTITVYRPEKPNGTCVIVAPGGGYAFLSAVHEGSQVCEWLNTLGVTGVLLNYRTPTRDDAAPHARPVQDAQKTLEIVRQHSAEWNLNPKRVGVLGFSAGGNLLAYLACDQTGAQRPDFGVMIYGGGFLDPQDPSRFKEGFSVPSDAPPLFLVCAGDDGLNPIAATQLYLEYKKKKLSAEIHLFSAGGHGFGMRDNKQPINQWPQRCAEWMDSMGWLPTIKKLDAAIEREEQSLQVIHQTIQRMGCGNDAEEAANELLRIEGQLANSTSLETVAKANLDQRRVELLKILSALQKKLKSMPVTPEAMVTTINQTKARIAQLQDEREKLATALRKQAIK, translated from the coding sequence ATGAAATGGTCCCTTGCTCTGGCTTTTACCCTGTCTCTTTCTGCGGCTGAACCGCTGACTCTCACCCTGTGGCCGGATGGACCTCCTGGCCAAGCGGCACCGATCTCCAAGACCACAGAGGAATTCATTCAGAAGAAAGCGGGCAAGAGTACGGTCACGAACATCACCTCCCCCACTATCACGGTTTATCGACCGGAGAAGCCTAACGGCACGTGTGTCATCGTGGCTCCTGGAGGAGGTTATGCCTTTTTGTCTGCCGTGCACGAGGGTAGCCAAGTGTGTGAATGGCTGAACACCCTCGGCGTCACCGGTGTGTTGCTCAACTACCGCACCCCGACTCGGGATGATGCCGCGCCGCACGCAAGACCGGTGCAAGACGCGCAAAAGACCCTGGAAATCGTTCGCCAACATTCCGCTGAGTGGAACCTGAACCCGAAACGGGTCGGTGTCTTGGGATTCAGCGCAGGAGGCAATCTCCTCGCCTATCTGGCCTGTGATCAGACCGGCGCTCAACGGCCCGACTTCGGTGTGATGATTTATGGCGGAGGCTTTTTGGACCCTCAAGATCCGAGCCGGTTTAAAGAAGGCTTCTCCGTGCCCTCGGATGCACCTCCCTTGTTCTTAGTCTGTGCAGGTGATGATGGATTGAATCCAATCGCCGCCACTCAACTCTACCTCGAATACAAAAAGAAAAAGCTCTCCGCCGAAATTCATCTGTTCTCCGCAGGTGGTCATGGGTTTGGCATGCGCGACAACAAGCAACCCATCAATCAATGGCCCCAACGCTGTGCCGAATGGATGGATAGTATGGGGTGGTTACCAACGATCAAGAAACTCGATGCAGCGATTGAACGAGAAGAACAATCACTGCAAGTCATTCATCAAACGATTCAACGCATGGGATGTGGAAATGATGCGGAGGAGGCTGCCAACGAATTGCTTCGCATTGAAGGTCAGCTGGCGAACTCCACATCTCTCGAGACCGTAGCGAAAGCTAATCTTGATCAACGAAGGGTTGAGTTGCTGAAAATACTAAGTGCCTTGCAGAAGAAGTTGAAGTCGATGCCAGTCACACCTGAAGCAATGGTAACAACCATCAATCAAACCAAAGCCAGAATTGCACAGCTGCAAGATGAACGTGAGAAACTCGCAACGGCACTTCGCAAACAAGCAATCAAATAG
- a CDS encoding FAD-dependent oxidoreductase — translation MRSVLFSLLCLTSAALADSADLVIYGGTPAGISAGIVAAREGASVTIIEPTRWIGGMVTGGLCRTDVGKEKTIGGFPREFFARAAAVKSDTPMWYAEPSVNHATFETMLKEAGVKVIKGQALKTLTKEGARITNLTTTDGTTHEGKMFVDATYEGDLMAAAKVSYIVGRESSSQYGESLAGYHPMPIRPRTVEVMESDCPSIGGTGPSYIHGTPASISALDAHGQPIYGVFKAPNLAPGSADNLTQSYNFRICVTQRPDLKIPFPKPASYDPAKYELLLRLIQTFPGVRFGRLFHIGSVSSGKYDLNAQGLFSTDYPGANTGYPDGDATTRARIWQDHVDFIQGMLWFLGHDERVPQSLRDQCNSWGLCKDEFADNDYWPYALYVREGRRMIGEYVMIQKDLQNDIFKDDSVGMGSFVIDCHIVQRIVAEDGTVRDEGSFPDAPALPYQIAYRSLTPKQSECENLLVPVCLSASHIAYCSLRMEPVYMALGHASGLAAVMAMKNGSSVQAIDVQALRKKLLEQEAVLELAELASMPRSAKLPGIIMDEQDAERVGNWAGSTYGNPVDGASRHDENTEKGQKSVIYSLKVPEDGRYEVRVSYAPAPNRASNVPVTIQHAEGSNTVLVNQKKQPDDGTFTSLGIFSFRASQDAVVTISNKDTNGIVGADAVQLLKQ, via the coding sequence ATGCGTTCCGTGCTTTTTTCTCTTCTCTGCCTCACTTCCGCTGCCCTGGCGGATTCTGCCGACCTCGTGATCTATGGTGGCACCCCAGCAGGCATCAGTGCAGGCATCGTGGCCGCTCGTGAAGGGGCTTCCGTGACGATCATCGAACCGACCCGCTGGATCGGCGGCATGGTCACAGGCGGCCTCTGCCGCACGGATGTGGGCAAGGAAAAAACCATCGGCGGTTTCCCCCGCGAATTCTTCGCTCGCGCCGCCGCCGTGAAATCCGACACGCCCATGTGGTATGCCGAGCCGAGCGTGAACCACGCCACCTTTGAAACCATGCTGAAAGAAGCAGGTGTGAAAGTGATCAAGGGCCAAGCTTTAAAGACCCTCACAAAAGAAGGCGCCCGCATCACCAACCTTACGACCACCGATGGCACGACGCATGAAGGCAAAATGTTTGTCGACGCCACCTACGAGGGGGATCTGATGGCTGCGGCTAAGGTGAGCTACATCGTGGGCCGCGAGAGCAGTTCCCAATACGGTGAATCCCTGGCGGGTTACCATCCGATGCCCATCCGACCACGCACGGTGGAGGTCATGGAGAGTGATTGCCCCAGCATCGGAGGCACCGGACCAAGTTACATCCACGGCACACCTGCCAGCATCTCCGCTCTCGATGCCCATGGGCAGCCGATCTACGGCGTCTTCAAAGCTCCCAATCTCGCTCCGGGCAGCGCCGATAACCTGACGCAGTCTTACAACTTCCGAATCTGTGTCACCCAGCGTCCCGATCTCAAGATCCCCTTCCCCAAGCCCGCCTCCTATGATCCGGCGAAATATGAACTGCTGCTGCGTTTGATCCAAACTTTCCCCGGTGTTCGCTTCGGTCGTCTGTTTCACATCGGCAGTGTGTCTAGCGGCAAGTATGACCTCAATGCTCAGGGTCTTTTTTCCACCGATTACCCCGGTGCCAATACCGGGTATCCCGATGGCGATGCGACAACGCGCGCTCGCATCTGGCAGGATCATGTGGATTTCATCCAAGGCATGCTGTGGTTCCTCGGTCATGATGAACGTGTGCCGCAGAGCCTGCGCGATCAATGCAACTCCTGGGGGCTGTGCAAAGACGAATTTGCCGACAACGACTACTGGCCCTATGCCCTCTACGTCCGTGAAGGGAGACGCATGATCGGTGAATACGTAATGATCCAGAAGGATCTCCAAAACGATATCTTCAAGGACGACTCCGTCGGCATGGGTTCCTTCGTCATCGACTGCCACATCGTGCAGCGCATCGTGGCCGAGGATGGCACCGTGCGTGATGAAGGCAGTTTCCCCGATGCCCCTGCCCTGCCTTATCAGATCGCTTATCGGAGTCTCACGCCTAAACAGTCCGAGTGTGAAAATCTCCTCGTCCCCGTCTGCCTTTCCGCCAGCCACATCGCCTATTGCTCTCTGCGTATGGAACCCGTGTACATGGCTCTGGGACATGCCTCCGGTCTCGCCGCAGTGATGGCCATGAAAAATGGCAGCTCGGTTCAAGCCATTGATGTCCAGGCCTTGCGCAAAAAGCTGCTGGAACAAGAGGCTGTGCTTGAGTTGGCCGAACTTGCTTCCATGCCTCGCTCCGCGAAGCTTCCAGGAATTATCATGGATGAGCAGGACGCGGAGCGCGTGGGCAACTGGGCAGGTAGCACCTATGGCAACCCTGTAGATGGTGCCAGCCGTCACGATGAAAACACGGAGAAGGGTCAGAAGAGCGTCATCTACAGCTTGAAGGTCCCTGAAGATGGCCGTTACGAAGTCCGCGTCTCTTATGCCCCTGCCCCCAATCGCGCGAGCAATGTGCCCGTCACGATTCAACACGCCGAGGGCAGCAACACCGTCCTGGTGAATCAGAAGAAACAGCCTGACGATGGCACCTTCACCAGCCTGGGGATCTTCAGCTTCAGAGCCTCTCAAGATGCCGTGGTGACCATCAGCAACAAGGATACGAATGGCATTGTCGGAGCTGATGCCGTTCAGCTTTTGAAACAGTGA
- a CDS encoding AraC family transcriptional regulator, translating into MSRLRLQTEFFAQMQDPQAMRRMFDHLPGVFFFVKDAEGRMITANAAKLERLGLKQESDFVGKTDADFFPPDVALAFRRDDEEIIRTGRAVINRLEPWLDEQRELAWFMTTKLPITGPRGKIIGIMGMSRRCDEQENPHAAPEASAVVAFIRANLHQSLTAADLAAAVNLSERQLHRKLRDSLGATPHELMVRIRIQAAAEALTRTSVPISNIALDHGFCDQSAFTQQFRKRTGMTPRQFRQRHGIA; encoded by the coding sequence ATGAGTCGCCTTCGCCTTCAGACTGAGTTTTTCGCCCAGATGCAGGATCCGCAGGCTATGCGGAGGATGTTCGATCACCTGCCTGGCGTTTTCTTTTTTGTCAAAGACGCCGAGGGACGGATGATCACGGCCAACGCGGCTAAGCTGGAGCGCCTGGGTTTGAAACAGGAGAGTGATTTCGTCGGCAAGACCGACGCAGACTTCTTTCCTCCCGATGTGGCGCTGGCCTTTCGACGAGACGATGAGGAGATCATCCGGACAGGGCGAGCGGTCATCAACCGGCTCGAGCCCTGGTTGGATGAGCAGCGTGAGCTGGCTTGGTTCATGACCACGAAACTGCCCATCACGGGTCCGCGTGGAAAAATCATCGGCATCATGGGCATGAGCCGCCGTTGTGATGAGCAAGAGAACCCCCACGCGGCCCCAGAGGCCTCCGCCGTGGTCGCCTTCATCCGGGCGAACCTGCACCAGAGCCTGACGGCGGCGGACTTGGCTGCCGCCGTCAATCTCTCCGAACGACAGTTGCATCGGAAACTGCGGGACAGCCTGGGTGCCACGCCCCATGAGTTGATGGTGCGGATTCGCATTCAAGCGGCTGCCGAGGCTTTGACTCGAACGTCAGTTCCCATTTCCAACATCGCGCTCGATCACGGTTTCTGCGATCAAAGCGCCTTCACCCAGCAGTTTCGCAAACGCACCGGCATGACGCCACGTCAGTTCCGGCAGCGGCATGGGATCGCCTAG
- a CDS encoding RidA family protein, with product MHHPLVSYPQDPDTPVSHLPFSPCVMVGEMIFVSGQASVDESGKIVSDSFEGEFRRSVENLRKVLAAAGSDLAHVVQTRNYVRDAEDVPLFNQLYREYFSAPFPARTTITNCLPPSLRYEIEAVAVKASQK from the coding sequence ATGCATCACCCCCTCGTTTCTTATCCCCAAGATCCCGATACACCGGTTTCCCATTTGCCTTTCAGCCCCTGCGTCATGGTCGGGGAGATGATCTTCGTTTCCGGGCAAGCTTCCGTGGATGAATCTGGCAAGATCGTCAGTGACAGTTTCGAGGGTGAGTTCCGTCGTTCGGTGGAAAATCTTCGCAAGGTGCTTGCTGCCGCAGGCAGTGATCTGGCGCATGTGGTGCAGACGCGCAATTATGTTCGTGATGCGGAAGACGTGCCGTTGTTTAACCAACTGTATCGCGAGTATTTTTCAGCGCCTTTTCCCGCGCGAACCACCATCACAAACTGCCTGCCGCCTTCATTGCGTTATGAGATCGAAGCGGTGGCCGTGAAAGCGAGCCAAAAGTAG
- a CDS encoding anthranilate synthase component I family protein has translation MLQPFSNDSAPKKEGSWTRVEVTDKWLPEQLAAVLAQEEGFVWLDSAIAAPGAVSILTCWPDTLLRGHQATDWHLVEQSLQSGLATGQTGGLFGWVGYDGEFVLGSYPHALLYDHDRAEWFDSGDFWQKTARFRAKNAPFSTQEPPQPLHFTPQVQRTDFLSQVQSAQEYIRAGDIYQVNLSHPWKAAWPSETAFFPLYQRLRKVSPAPHAACLNLAGTTVLSASPELFLKIDGDTIATHPIKGTRPRFPADPTRDEAAARELLACEKERAELLMITDLERNDLGQVCRFGSVQVPDLWRVESFAQVYHLVSTVTGHLLPGISHAQAFHACFPGGSITGAPKKRASEIIQELETWPRGLYTGAIGYFGFDGHSQWNIAIRTAIRRGEEITFHAGSGIVADSVPEKEWEETLHKASGILAAFSGIELALKG, from the coding sequence ATGCTCCAGCCTTTTTCCAACGATTCTGCTCCGAAAAAAGAAGGATCGTGGACGCGAGTCGAGGTCACTGACAAATGGCTCCCCGAGCAACTGGCCGCCGTCCTGGCTCAGGAAGAGGGTTTCGTCTGGCTGGACAGCGCCATCGCTGCCCCTGGAGCCGTTTCCATCCTTACCTGCTGGCCGGACACACTGCTGAGGGGCCATCAGGCGACGGATTGGCACCTGGTCGAACAGTCCCTTCAGTCTGGCCTTGCCACCGGTCAAACAGGCGGCCTTTTCGGCTGGGTAGGTTATGATGGGGAGTTCGTTCTGGGGAGTTATCCTCATGCGCTCCTGTATGACCATGATCGGGCAGAATGGTTCGATTCTGGAGATTTTTGGCAGAAAACCGCCCGTTTTCGGGCCAAAAACGCCCCTTTTTCCACCCAAGAGCCGCCACAACCTCTGCACTTCACCCCCCAAGTCCAGCGCACCGATTTCCTGTCTCAGGTGCAAAGCGCCCAGGAGTACATCCGCGCGGGCGACATCTACCAGGTCAATCTCTCCCATCCCTGGAAGGCAGCGTGGCCGTCCGAAACGGCTTTTTTCCCTCTTTACCAACGCTTACGTAAAGTTTCCCCAGCTCCTCATGCGGCGTGCCTGAATCTGGCGGGAACCACGGTGCTTTCAGCTTCTCCGGAGCTGTTTTTGAAAATCGATGGAGACACCATCGCCACCCATCCGATCAAGGGCACGCGACCCCGCTTCCCCGCCGACCCCACACGTGATGAAGCTGCCGCCAGGGAACTCCTGGCCTGTGAAAAGGAGCGGGCAGAATTGCTCATGATCACAGATCTGGAGCGCAACGATCTCGGGCAAGTCTGTCGATTCGGCAGCGTGCAGGTGCCAGATCTCTGGCGCGTGGAAAGTTTTGCGCAGGTTTATCACCTCGTCTCCACGGTGACAGGCCATCTGCTACCCGGGATCAGCCACGCTCAGGCTTTCCACGCTTGTTTCCCCGGAGGAAGCATAACGGGTGCGCCAAAAAAGCGTGCGTCTGAAATCATCCAAGAATTGGAAACATGGCCTCGTGGGCTTTACACAGGTGCCATCGGTTATTTTGGTTTCGATGGCCACAGTCAATGGAACATCGCCATCCGGACAGCCATCCGAAGAGGTGAGGAGATCACTTTTCATGCCGGATCAGGCATCGTGGCCGACAGCGTGCCGGAGAAGGAGTGGGAGGAAACGCTGCACAAAGCCTCGGGCATTCTTGCGGCCTTTTCAGGGATAGAATTGGCCCTAAAAGGCTAG
- the treZ gene encoding malto-oligosyltrehalose trehalohydrolase produces the protein MKADSDFFSPSAAKLALGATVTPSGVVYRVWCPTQQRLKVEIQSRQGEKRWLPMQRDDEGFHQAHDADGRAGDLYAYVFEDGPTFPDPASRGQVEDVRGYSVVIDPHRYAWTDHAWQRPPFRDLVIYELHIGTFTPSGSFAAAVEKLPWLQELGVNAIEIMPLADFPGDRNWGYDGVLMYAPARTYGTPDELRALVDAAHALGLAVIQDVVYNHLGPDGNCLTAFAPQFFDQRRQTPWGATLNYDGAESKYVREFFIQNATYWMDEFHMDGLRLDATHWILDHSEKHLIAEITERVHARGGYVIAEDHRNEAKLVEPVEKKGYGCDAVWADDYHHSVRVSQTGEKHAYLQDFNGTLEETVETLNHGWLFRGQKHALHGTVPRGTTVAHVPPAHLIHCISNHDQTGNRAFGERLHSIIPEASYRAISMMLCLSPYTPMLFMGQEWSCSTPFQFFTDHHPELGRLVTQGRRREFIAFPEFNDPSRLNEIPDPQDQLTFERSKLNWLERTAAPHQGILKLYQECLKLRAQEPAFRPSSRQGWEAGILQRGVGYLQFEGAERHYFLLFHLWPGPEPLDMDLRQLPWKKKPKTWELILSSNDLRFGGTGTEMTSRDTAYVFGQAETLLIGG, from the coding sequence ATGAAGGCGGACTCGGATTTTTTCAGCCCTAGTGCGGCTAAGCTTGCGCTGGGGGCGACGGTGACTCCCTCAGGGGTAGTCTATCGCGTGTGGTGTCCCACCCAGCAGAGGCTGAAGGTTGAGATTCAGTCACGGCAGGGAGAAAAGCGATGGTTGCCGATGCAGCGTGACGACGAAGGATTTCATCAGGCTCATGATGCTGACGGACGCGCGGGGGATCTGTATGCCTATGTGTTTGAAGACGGGCCAACCTTTCCCGATCCCGCATCCCGAGGGCAGGTCGAAGATGTCCGTGGTTATTCCGTGGTGATTGATCCTCATCGTTATGCCTGGACGGATCATGCCTGGCAGCGCCCCCCGTTTCGTGATCTTGTCATTTACGAACTGCACATCGGCACCTTCACACCCAGCGGGAGTTTTGCGGCCGCGGTAGAGAAGCTTCCTTGGCTACAGGAACTCGGGGTCAATGCCATCGAAATCATGCCCCTGGCGGATTTCCCAGGGGATCGGAATTGGGGTTACGATGGCGTCTTGATGTATGCGCCTGCGCGAACCTATGGAACACCTGACGAGCTGCGTGCGTTGGTGGATGCCGCGCATGCCTTGGGCTTGGCGGTGATTCAGGATGTTGTGTACAACCACCTCGGCCCTGATGGCAATTGTTTGACAGCTTTTGCGCCGCAGTTCTTTGATCAACGGCGGCAGACTCCCTGGGGCGCTACGCTGAACTATGACGGTGCTGAATCAAAGTACGTCCGCGAGTTTTTTATCCAGAATGCCACCTATTGGATGGATGAGTTTCACATGGATGGTCTCAGGTTGGATGCGACACATTGGATTCTCGATCATTCTGAAAAGCATCTGATCGCGGAGATCACGGAACGAGTTCATGCCCGTGGCGGATATGTGATTGCCGAAGATCATCGCAATGAAGCCAAGCTGGTCGAGCCGGTGGAGAAAAAGGGGTATGGTTGTGATGCCGTCTGGGCGGATGATTATCACCACAGCGTGCGGGTGAGTCAGACGGGGGAAAAGCACGCTTACCTTCAGGATTTTAATGGTACCTTGGAGGAAACGGTCGAGACCCTGAATCATGGATGGTTATTCCGGGGGCAAAAACACGCCCTGCATGGCACCGTGCCACGCGGCACTACAGTCGCTCACGTGCCACCTGCGCATTTGATCCACTGCATCTCCAATCACGATCAGACAGGGAATCGTGCCTTCGGGGAGAGGCTGCATTCGATTATTCCGGAGGCATCGTATCGGGCGATCTCGATGATGCTGTGTCTCTCGCCCTATACGCCGATGCTTTTTATGGGTCAGGAGTGGTCCTGCTCCACCCCCTTCCAGTTCTTCACGGATCATCATCCGGAGCTGGGACGCTTGGTGACCCAGGGGCGCCGCCGGGAGTTCATTGCGTTCCCCGAGTTTAATGATCCGTCTCGCTTGAATGAAATTCCTGACCCCCAAGATCAACTCACCTTTGAACGATCCAAGCTCAACTGGCTGGAACGTACGGCAGCGCCGCACCAGGGCATTCTCAAGCTCTACCAGGAGTGCTTGAAGTTGCGCGCTCAAGAGCCCGCCTTCAGGCCTTCATCACGTCAGGGTTGGGAAGCCGGAATCCTCCAACGCGGGGTGGGCTATCTTCAGTTCGAGGGCGCAGAACGGCATTATTTTCTTTTGTTCCATCTCTGGCCCGGTCCAGAGCCTCTGGACATGGATCTCCGTCAGCTTCCGTGGAAGAAAAAGCCGAAGACCTGGGAGCTGATCTTATCGAGCAATGATCTACGCTTCGGCGGCACCGGGACTGAGATGACCTCCCGAGATACCGCTTATGTATTCGGTCAGGCCGAGACTCTCTTGATCGGTGGCTGA
- the treY gene encoding malto-oligosyltrehalose synthase yields the protein MPPFPCIPSATYRLQFHQGFTFLDAKKIVPYLSQLGISHLYASPIFRASPGSIHGYDISDHNELNPELGSREDFDALLQELEKHHLKLILDFVPNHMGVSEASNLWWMSVLEDGPSSPYAHCFDIDWSPLKVEMEGKVLLAILEDQYGRVLERGEFSVVFNDGSLFIQYGDRYLPTAPHTLIPMLKRVVDLLSPEPPIELESIIYSIEHLPSNHETDEAGIREKAREKQLIRSRLARLYEESSEVRQGIQTALTSLYAPGEGGDYDALDELIQAQSYRLAYWRVASEEINYRRFFDVNDLAALRMHQPEVFEATHRLVTDLLASETVTGLRIDHIDGLSDPQGYLEKLQGLYAELHDQPVENKPLYLLVEKILIHDEGLRTEWPVHGTTGYEFATQATNVLVNGHSAVRMTKSYERFTGMNRSFADCMYQGKLLVMRTTMPSEVNMLAHMLHRLCQTNRWYRDFTLNALEAALREVIACFPVYRSYITPGQPVTHEDHRLVLRAIAAARRRNPDMERTVFEFLRDVLLPPAMNAHPVDEPTRQEFVRRFQQSTGPIMAKGVEDTAFYVYNRLVALNEVGGEPGNFGADIATFHRLNEARAAHWPACMLTTSTHDTKRSEDVRARIAVLSEFPHEWEKALRFWQRCNQKYRTEIEGFPAPDANEESLFYQTLMGSWPLHPMSPGERRVYIERLQHYMVKALHEAKVNSSWIEPHKEWDQAVRDYVERVLTNGSSRFESSLQNFVQRVAQAGAINSLTQTVLKLTSPGVPDTYQGQEMWDFSLVDPDNRRPVDYAVRQAALAEDLPSVQSLLETWQDGKIKLWVTHRLLHLRKELPELFLNGGYEALIIEGELSDHVVAYRRRHGEVVVDVVVPRWIAAMRSPPLGDCWGNTRVKLGSLTASWNVLTQETLELEDGYAALKEIFKDFPVAVFRSRPL from the coding sequence ATGCCCCCCTTTCCTTGTATCCCTTCAGCGACCTATCGCCTCCAATTTCATCAAGGTTTTACCTTTTTGGATGCGAAGAAGATCGTTCCTTATCTGAGCCAGTTAGGCATCAGTCATCTTTATGCGTCCCCGATCTTTCGAGCTTCGCCCGGAAGTATCCATGGTTATGATATCAGTGATCACAATGAATTGAATCCAGAGTTGGGCTCACGTGAGGACTTTGATGCTCTATTGCAGGAACTCGAGAAGCATCATCTGAAGCTGATTCTGGATTTTGTGCCTAACCACATGGGTGTTTCTGAGGCCAGTAACCTTTGGTGGATGAGTGTCCTCGAGGATGGCCCCAGCTCGCCCTATGCACACTGTTTTGACATTGATTGGTCCCCGCTCAAGGTGGAGATGGAAGGCAAGGTGCTACTGGCGATCCTCGAGGATCAATATGGGAGAGTCCTGGAACGCGGAGAGTTCAGTGTGGTGTTCAATGATGGCTCGCTTTTCATCCAGTACGGAGATCGTTATCTGCCCACCGCGCCGCATACCCTGATTCCCATGCTGAAGCGAGTGGTCGATTTGCTGTCTCCTGAGCCGCCGATTGAGTTGGAAAGCATCATTTACTCAATCGAGCACTTGCCGAGCAATCATGAGACGGATGAGGCGGGCATTCGTGAGAAAGCTCGGGAGAAGCAACTGATCCGTTCCCGGTTGGCTCGCTTGTATGAGGAGTCCTCAGAGGTGCGTCAGGGCATCCAGACGGCGTTAACCAGTCTCTATGCTCCGGGTGAAGGGGGCGATTATGATGCCCTGGATGAGCTGATTCAGGCGCAGTCCTATCGTCTAGCCTACTGGCGCGTGGCGTCCGAAGAAATCAACTATCGTCGGTTCTTCGATGTCAACGATCTCGCCGCCTTACGCATGCACCAACCTGAGGTATTTGAGGCAACCCACCGGTTGGTGACCGATCTGTTAGCGTCCGAGACGGTGACGGGATTGCGCATTGACCACATTGATGGTCTTTCAGATCCGCAAGGGTATCTCGAAAAGCTCCAGGGACTGTATGCGGAGTTGCATGATCAACCTGTGGAGAACAAACCGCTCTATTTGCTGGTCGAGAAAATTCTCATTCATGATGAAGGCCTGCGAACTGAGTGGCCCGTGCATGGAACCACAGGCTATGAGTTCGCCACGCAGGCGACCAATGTCTTGGTGAACGGGCATTCCGCCGTTCGAATGACCAAAAGTTATGAGCGCTTCACCGGCATGAACCGCTCCTTTGCGGACTGCATGTATCAAGGCAAGCTCTTGGTGATGAGGACCACCATGCCGAGCGAGGTCAACATGCTGGCGCACATGCTGCATCGCCTGTGTCAAACCAATCGATGGTATCGTGACTTTACCCTCAACGCCTTGGAGGCGGCTCTACGTGAAGTGATTGCCTGCTTTCCGGTTTACCGCAGCTACATCACACCTGGTCAGCCCGTGACTCATGAAGATCATCGCTTAGTCTTGAGGGCTATTGCAGCGGCACGGCGGCGTAACCCTGACATGGAGCGGACGGTGTTTGAGTTCCTCCGAGATGTTCTATTACCCCCGGCGATGAATGCGCATCCGGTGGATGAACCCACCCGTCAAGAGTTCGTGAGACGCTTTCAGCAGTCCACGGGACCCATCATGGCCAAGGGCGTCGAAGACACCGCCTTCTATGTTTACAATCGGCTGGTCGCCTTGAACGAAGTGGGCGGAGAGCCGGGAAACTTTGGAGCGGATATCGCCACCTTTCACCGGCTGAATGAAGCGCGTGCTGCTCATTGGCCTGCCTGCATGCTCACGACGTCAACTCATGACACCAAACGCAGTGAGGATGTCAGGGCGAGGATCGCGGTTTTGTCGGAGTTCCCCCATGAGTGGGAAAAGGCATTGCGCTTCTGGCAACGCTGCAATCAAAAATATCGAACCGAGATCGAAGGGTTTCCTGCGCCGGATGCCAATGAAGAATCCCTCTTTTACCAGACTCTCATGGGCTCTTGGCCCCTGCACCCGATGAGCCCCGGAGAAAGGAGGGTTTACATTGAGCGACTCCAACACTACATGGTTAAGGCGCTCCATGAAGCTAAGGTGAACAGCTCGTGGATTGAGCCTCACAAGGAGTGGGATCAAGCTGTGCGGGATTATGTGGAGAGGGTGCTCACGAATGGCTCCTCCCGCTTTGAATCCAGTCTGCAAAACTTTGTTCAGCGGGTCGCACAGGCGGGGGCGATCAACAGTCTCACACAGACCGTGCTGAAGCTGACTTCACCCGGTGTCCCTGACACTTATCAAGGACAAGAGATGTGGGACTTCAGTTTGGTGGACCCGGATAACCGAAGACCCGTGGACTATGCCGTTCGGCAGGCGGCTCTGGCTGAGGACCTCCCTTCAGTTCAGTCACTGCTCGAAACGTGGCAGGACGGCAAGATCAAACTCTGGGTCACCCATCGGCTGCTGCATCTCCGAAAAGAACTGCCGGAACTTTTCCTCAATGGGGGTTACGAAGCCTTAATCATCGAAGGTGAATTGAGCGACCATGTGGTCGCTTATCGGCGTCGGCATGGGGAGGTCGTGGTGGATGTCGTCGTGCCGAGATGGATCGCGGCTATGCGCTCTCCGCCTCTGGGAGACTGTTGGGGGAACACACGGGTCAAGCTAGGAAGCCTTACGGCATCCTGGAACGTTTTGACACAAGAGACCTTGGAGCTGGAAGACGGGTATGCGGCTTTGAAGGAAATCTTCAAAGACTTTCCTGTGGCTGTTTTCAGGAGCAGGCCTCTATAG